A stretch of the Marasmius oreades isolate 03SP1 chromosome 8, whole genome shotgun sequence genome encodes the following:
- a CDS encoding uncharacterized protein (BUSCO:EOG09264ZXA), with the protein MLLCAKSLIRLTLRPSQRIAIAHRPLMADVIISEPSSDKIKVLPHNQYQTLDHLSPSTVLPSPLDQFHVWFKEAVQGGVHEPEAMSLSTATPNGVPSARIVLFKQLDSRGFVFFTNYTSRKSRELDSNPNAALVFYWREIHRSVRVVGIVEKISHEESEEYFKTRPLGSRLGAWASEQSTVVEEGELQARLRKIEERFGVREGDLEASVPLPDYWGGWRVIPNEIEFWSGKPSRLHDRIRYLRIEGTAQENPRWQVDRLSP; encoded by the exons ATGCTTCTCTGCGCCAAATCACTCATTAGACTCACCCTTCGTCCATCTCAACGAATCGCAATCGCCCACAGACCCCTCATGGCCGACGTTATAATCTCCGAACCTTCTTCGGATAAAATCAAGGTCCTACCACACAATCAATATCAAACCTTAGACCATCTTTCTCCATCCACAGTACTACCATCTCCATTAGATCAATTCCACGTATGGTTCAAAGAAGCCGTGCAAGGAGGCGTTCATGAACCAGAAGCAATGTCTctatccaccgctactccaAACGGCGTGCCATCAGCACGAATCGTACTCTTCAAGCAATTAGATTCCCGTggattcgtcttcttcaccaACTATACTTCTAGAAAGTCCCGAGAACTGGATTCTAATCCGAACGCCGCGCTCGTATTTTATTGGAGGGAAATACATCGATCCGTCAGAGTAGTTGGCATTGTGGAGAAAATCAGCCATGAGGAAAGCGAGGAATATTTCAAGACAAGACCGTTAGGAAGTCGACTAGGGGCTTGGGCAAGCGAGCAAAGTACAGTGGTCGAGGAGGGCGAGTTGCAAGCGCGTTTGAGGAAGATAGAGGAACGTTTTGGTGTCCGTGAAGGGGACTTAGAAGCATCTGTACCATTACCTGATTACTGGGGCGGATGGAGAGTCATTCCAAA CGAGATTGAGTTTTGGAGCGGGAAGCCCTCTCGACTCCATGACCGTATTCGTTACCTGCGGATCGAAGGGACGGCGCAAGAGAACCCTCGGTGGCAAGTTGATAGACTTTCCCCTTGA
- the FPR1_2 gene encoding FK506 binding protein proline rotamase rapamycin-binding protein, whose protein sequence is MGLTIEIVAPGDGKTYPRAGDIVSIHYVGTLEDGTQFDSSYDRGRPFQVELGVGAVIKGWEEGVLKLSKGEKAILTIPPNLAYGDEGVPSLIPPNALLKFEMQLLEIHRPVS, encoded by the exons ATG GGGCTTACAATAGAAATCGTTGCACCGGGTGACGGTAAAACCTATCCACGAGCAGGAG ATATTGTAAGCATACACTATGTGGGCACTTTGGAAGACGGTACCCAGTTTGACTCTAGCTATGACCG GGGACGGCCTTTTCAGGTTGAACTCGGAGTGGGCGCAGTGATCAAGGGTTGGGAGGAAG GAGTTCTGAAGTTGTCGAAAGGCGAAAAGGCTATTCTTACCATACCACCGAATCTG GCATATGGCGATGAAGGAGTTCCTTCCTTAATTCCTCCGAATGCGTTATTGAAGTTCGAAATGCAGCTACTGGAGATCCACAGACCAGTGTCATAG
- a CDS encoding uncharacterized protein (CAZy:GH128) has product MLLSILRLFASVIGVVGVAASKNPKRGLAFADGKNPVDITKVNQASSVISWQYDWGTSPPSYLASSGIPYVPMQWGAGGANNFSTAVLLQKAKVALAFNEPDLSSQSNLSPQAAADLWKQYIQPLKSSGVRLGAPAITNGPSGRPWLAQFLSNCTQCSIDFIPFHWYGEGLGTFYDYVWQMHGQFPNYPLWVTEFASTSSEDNVVMDFLNQSIHYLDTLDFVERYAWFGYFRKDSNSHYNLLDINGELNNLGRTYALN; this is encoded by the exons ATGTTGCTCAGCATCCTGCGGCTTTTTGCTTCTGTTATCGGCGTTGTCGGTGTCGCAGCTTCAAAGAATCCAAAGCGTGGTCTCGCTTTTGCCGATGGCAAGAACCCCGTCGACATCACAAAGGTGAATCAGGCGTCAAGTGTTATATCTTGGCAATACGATTGGGGCACCTCTCCTCCATCTTACCTAGCTTCCTCTGGAATACCTTACGTACCTATGCAGTGGGGGGCTGGGGGTGCCAACAATTTTTCTACCGCCGTCCTGTTGCAGAAGGCCAAAGTAGCACTG GCGTTTAACGAGCCGGATTTGAGCTCTCAGTCTAATTTGTCGCCACAAGCAGCAGCCGACCTTTGGAAGCAATATATCCAACCATTGAAGTCTTCCGGGGTGAGGCTAGGTGCTCCTGCCATCACCAATGGACCCTCTGGACGACCTTGGTTAGCGCAATTCCTGAGTAACTGCACCCAATGCTCCATTGATTTTATCCCGTTCCATTG GTACGGAGAGGGACTCGGAACTTTCTATGATTATGTCTGGCAAATGCATGGTCAATTTCCGAACTATCCACTCTGGGTAACGGAATTTGCCAGTACTTCATCGGAAGATAATG TTGTCATGGACTTCCTCAACCAGTCTATTCATTACCTTGACACGTTAGATTTTGTTGAACGATACGCGTGGTTCGGTTACTTC AGGAAAGACAGCAATTCCCACTACA ACCTCCTTGATATCAACGGGGAACTGAACAACCTGGGGCGTACCTACGCGTTGAATTAG